A genome region from Nocardia sp. NBC_00565 includes the following:
- a CDS encoding zinc-binding dehydrogenase: MVVTGTAKDRFRLDCALRVGADHAIVVESEDPIERVWDLTDGRMADVVIDAASGSNVTS, from the coding sequence TTGGTCGTCACCGGGACCGCGAAGGACCGGTTCCGCCTGGATTGCGCATTACGGGTCGGCGCCGACCACGCCATCGTGGTCGAGAGCGAGGACCCGATCGAGCGGGTATGGGACCTGACCGACGGCCGGATGGCCGACGTCGTGATCGACGCCGCATCCGGGAGCAATGTGACCAGCTGA
- a CDS encoding histidine phosphatase family protein gives MAAPDWEIVIVRHGATEWSRTARFTGHIDIPLSARGRGQATELGLALRVRPPEIILSSDLRRARQTAETIARVVGIDPKQVRISTGLREEFLGCWQGRTRAEVARTSPDGYARWRTGDIGAFDGREGLIAVARRAVPVLLAHVAERPRSTGRLVVVTHANTALALAGSLTEIPPGRWTSLPCPAPAQAMVLC, from the coding sequence GTGGCCGCACCTGACTGGGAGATCGTCATCGTGCGCCACGGTGCCACCGAATGGTCACGCACGGCACGATTCACCGGTCACATCGATATCCCGCTCTCGGCGCGCGGGCGTGGCCAGGCGACCGAACTCGGCCTGGCATTGCGGGTGCGACCGCCGGAGATCATCCTCAGCAGTGACCTGCGCCGGGCCCGGCAGACCGCCGAGACCATCGCCCGCGTCGTCGGGATCGACCCGAAGCAGGTGCGGATCAGCACTGGTCTGCGGGAGGAGTTCCTCGGCTGCTGGCAGGGACGCACCCGGGCCGAGGTCGCCCGCACCAGCCCGGACGGCTATGCCCGCTGGCGAACCGGCGATATCGGCGCGTTCGACGGGCGAGAAGGACTGATCGCGGTGGCGCGGCGGGCCGTTCCCGTATTGCTCGCCCACGTCGCGGAGCGGCCCAGGTCCACCGGTCGACTGGTGGTGGTCACCCACGCCAATACGGCACTGGCACTGGCGGGTTCGCTCACCGAGATACCGCCCGGACGGTGGACGAGCCTGCCGTGTCCGGCCCCGGCGCAGGCCATGGTGCTGTGCTGA
- a CDS encoding FAD-binding oxidoreductase has product MPDSTAHVERMRPEATARLVRELSDIVGKAHVFTDPEMTARYVTDWTGRWHGGTTAVVRPGCTDEVARVMRLCHASRIGVVTQGGNTGLVGGSIPMHGEIVLSSERLDAIEAVDPIARTLAAGAGTTVAAAHTAAQRAGLTFGIDLASRDSATLGGIVATNAGGVRVIKYGDTRAQLLGIEAVLSDGSVLTRWKNFTKDNVGYHLPGLLAGSEGTLAVVTRVLMKLHVPPTHTEVVLAGVETVESALALTDAFRRAGLTIEAAELMTDDGMTLVLQHRNLRHPLGESAPYYLLVEASGSPEVATVLLETLEQAGDLVVDATLGRGRRLWEFRESHTESVNAASATPPVKLDVTTPLAELESFIGVLRREIDSVFPSVRLIVFGHIADGNVHVNLLDVAPEAAQRITELVFELVAAHDGSISAEHGVGRSKAPWIHLGRSSVDIDLMKAIRHGMDPALILNPHILPAQHR; this is encoded by the coding sequence ATGCCCGATAGTACCGCGCACGTCGAAAGGATGCGTCCCGAGGCGACGGCACGTCTTGTCCGCGAGCTGTCCGATATTGTCGGAAAGGCGCACGTCTTCACCGATCCCGAGATGACCGCTCGCTATGTCACCGACTGGACCGGTCGCTGGCACGGTGGCACCACCGCGGTGGTGCGTCCTGGTTGCACCGACGAAGTAGCCCGGGTCATGCGACTGTGCCATGCGTCCCGGATCGGGGTCGTCACGCAAGGCGGCAATACCGGACTGGTCGGTGGTTCCATCCCGATGCACGGCGAGATCGTCTTGAGCTCGGAACGTCTCGACGCGATCGAGGCGGTCGATCCGATCGCCCGCACACTCGCGGCCGGGGCGGGCACCACCGTCGCCGCGGCGCATACGGCCGCACAACGGGCGGGCCTGACTTTCGGTATCGATCTCGCCTCCCGGGACTCGGCCACGCTGGGCGGAATCGTGGCAACGAATGCCGGCGGCGTTCGCGTGATCAAGTACGGCGACACCCGAGCCCAGTTGCTCGGCATCGAGGCCGTGCTGTCGGACGGCAGTGTGCTCACCCGGTGGAAGAACTTCACCAAAGACAATGTGGGCTACCACCTGCCGGGACTGCTCGCGGGATCGGAGGGCACGCTGGCGGTCGTCACCAGGGTCCTGATGAAGCTGCACGTACCGCCGACGCACACCGAGGTGGTGCTGGCCGGGGTCGAAACCGTCGAATCGGCACTGGCATTGACGGATGCGTTCCGACGGGCCGGGCTCACCATCGAAGCCGCGGAGCTCATGACGGACGACGGGATGACGCTGGTCCTGCAGCACCGAAACCTCCGCCATCCCCTCGGTGAGAGCGCGCCGTACTATCTGCTCGTCGAGGCATCCGGATCGCCGGAGGTCGCCACGGTGCTGCTCGAAACACTCGAACAGGCAGGCGATCTCGTCGTCGACGCGACGCTCGGGCGCGGTCGGCGGCTCTGGGAGTTCCGGGAAAGCCACACCGAATCCGTCAACGCCGCCTCCGCGACCCCTCCGGTGAAACTGGATGTCACGACGCCGCTCGCGGAGTTGGAGTCCTTCATAGGTGTGCTCCGCCGTGAGATCGACTCGGTATTTCCGTCCGTCCGGCTGATCGTGTTCGGCCATATCGCCGACGGCAATGTCCATGTAAATCTGTTGGATGTGGCTCCCGAAGCCGCCCAGCGGATTACCGAGTTGGTATTCGAGTTGGTCGCGGCCCACGACGGAAGTATCAGCGCCGAGCACGGAGTCGGCCGTTCGAAAGCCCCATGGATCCATCTCGGCAGATCCTCGGTCGATATCGACCTGATGAAAGCGATTCGGCACGGCATGGACCCCGCGCTCATCCTCAACCCCCATATTCTGCCGGCGCAACACCGATAA
- a CDS encoding SDR family oxidoreductase, with product MDLGLAGRAYYVTGGSRGIGRAIVALLLTEGASVATCARHAAALREMTATVPSEHGTRLLTHVADVRDAAALDRAVGAAADRFGRLDGVVANAGAGVSGGVLTTPDPEWDNQFRVKVGSVLNLVTPALPALRRSDAGRVVVVNGVTAHQPEASMAAVSAARAAVANLARSLAVELAPSGVLVNTISLGAIATERQRARYAAADSGESFADWSAAEANRRGVLLGRFGSPQEVAPIAALLLSPLCSYVTGSSIDVSGGSGGRT from the coding sequence GTGGATCTAGGACTGGCTGGCCGCGCCTACTACGTGACCGGCGGTAGCCGCGGCATCGGACGAGCGATCGTCGCGCTGCTGCTCACCGAGGGCGCTTCGGTCGCCACCTGTGCTCGGCACGCCGCCGCATTGCGCGAGATGACCGCTACCGTGCCATCGGAGCACGGCACCCGACTGCTGACCCACGTCGCCGACGTTCGGGATGCGGCGGCTCTCGACCGGGCCGTCGGCGCCGCGGCGGACCGGTTCGGACGACTCGACGGCGTAGTGGCCAATGCGGGCGCCGGTGTGTCCGGCGGCGTGCTGACCACGCCGGATCCGGAGTGGGACAACCAGTTTCGGGTGAAGGTGGGATCGGTACTGAACCTGGTCACGCCCGCACTCCCGGCGCTACGCCGCTCTGATGCCGGGCGGGTTGTGGTGGTCAACGGCGTCACCGCGCACCAGCCGGAGGCGAGTATGGCCGCCGTCAGCGCGGCGCGTGCGGCCGTCGCCAACCTGGCCCGGTCGCTCGCCGTCGAGCTGGCGCCGTCCGGCGTGCTCGTCAACACGATCAGCCTCGGTGCGATCGCGACCGAGCGCCAGCGTGCCCGATACGCCGCCGCCGATTCCGGCGAGTCCTTCGCCGACTGGTCCGCGGCCGAGGCGAACCGCCGCGGCGTGCTGCTGGGCCGTTTCGGATCACCACAGGAGGTGGCTCCCATTGCGGCGCTGTTGCTTTCGCCGCTGTGCTCCTACGTGACCGGCAGTTCCATCGACGTGTCCGGAGGTTCGGGTGGCCGCACCTGA
- a CDS encoding sugar phosphate isomerase/epimerase family protein, with product MLLEFTPLSHVPSLAAAVDLVKRLDQPNLKILLDTLHLARAGEGPDDIRKIDQQLIGYCQLSDGPRESDSLSAYMDEAMYERAIPGQGELPLEEVLSLLSRDVTISAEVPLRSLAQAGIAPAERARWILDGSRRLLARAWM from the coding sequence GTGCTGCTCGAGTTCACACCGCTCTCGCATGTGCCATCCCTCGCGGCAGCGGTTGATCTGGTGAAACGGCTCGACCAACCAAACCTGAAGATCCTGCTGGATACGCTCCATCTCGCGCGAGCGGGGGAAGGGCCCGATGATATCCGGAAGATAGATCAGCAGCTCATTGGATATTGTCAGCTCAGCGACGGCCCACGTGAGTCCGACAGCCTTTCGGCCTATATGGATGAAGCAATGTATGAGCGAGCCATTCCCGGCCAGGGCGAGTTGCCACTGGAGGAAGTGCTGTCGCTGCTGTCCCGAGATGTGACTATCAGCGCTGAAGTTCCGCTACGCAGTCTCGCGCAGGCCGGGATCGCTCCAGCAGAGCGCGCCCGGTGGATCCTCGACGGTAGTCGCCGCCTCTTGGCTCGCGCTTGGATGTGA
- a CDS encoding VOC family protein, whose translation MKAVDQFHIGIVAADFDATVATLTSVFGYEWGAETGGPVSVTLPSGDAVLDMRCVFSTTVPRLEIVRSIPDTLWEPAAGVGVHHLGFWSDDVAADTAELQRHGYTIEATRTVSGAPFFAFLTGATGFRIELVTRAAREGLQRCWAEPETLGRQ comes from the coding sequence ATGAAGGCAGTGGATCAGTTCCATATCGGTATCGTCGCCGCGGATTTCGACGCGACCGTCGCCACGCTTACGTCGGTGTTCGGATATGAGTGGGGCGCGGAAACCGGCGGACCGGTATCGGTGACGCTGCCGTCGGGGGACGCGGTGCTGGACATGCGGTGTGTGTTCTCGACGACGGTGCCGCGGCTGGAGATCGTCCGCAGTATTCCCGACACGCTGTGGGAGCCAGCGGCCGGCGTCGGTGTGCACCACCTCGGGTTTTGGTCGGATGATGTGGCCGCCGACACGGCCGAGTTGCAGCGGCACGGGTACACGATCGAGGCGACGCGCACGGTATCCGGTGCGCCATTCTTCGCATTCTTGACCGGTGCGACCGGCTTCCGAATCGAATTGGTGACCCGAGCCGCGCGGGAGGGCCTGCAGCGGTGCTGGGCTGAACCGGAAACCCTTGGCAGACAGTAG
- a CDS encoding amino acid permease: MATVRPNPEVSAPADALHAEDAGYHKALRPRQLQMIAIGGAIGTGLFLGAGGRLASAGPGLFLVYAVCGIFVFFILRALGELVLHRPSSGSFVSYAREFYGEKLAFTIGWMYFFHWCMSGIVDITAIATYVHYWGTFHVVPQWFIALIALALVVSINLVSVRWFGELEFWAALIKVVALVTFLIIGTVFLTGRFTLQGQSTGFSVLTDHGGLFPTGLLPLVIVTTGVVFAYSGVELVGTAAGEAENPEKIMPRAINSVIARIALFYVGSLVLLGLLLPYTAFKSGESPFVTFFSKLGVGGADSIMNLVVMTAAFSSLNAGLYSTGRILRSMSMNGSAPKAAARMSSGGVPYVGILATGAIALSGVGLNAVVPERAYEIVLNMSALGTITSWTAIILCQLKLWHWWRKGLAERPSFRLIGAPYTSIATLVFLAGVVTLMASSDDSVQRGAVIAAGVIMVPALVGGWFLTRKRVFAIVREREVGRDAR, from the coding sequence ATGGCGACAGTTCGTCCCAATCCTGAGGTGTCGGCCCCCGCGGACGCGTTGCACGCCGAGGATGCGGGCTATCACAAGGCGTTGCGCCCGCGTCAGCTGCAGATGATCGCGATCGGCGGCGCGATCGGCACCGGCCTGTTCCTCGGCGCGGGTGGTCGGCTGGCCAGTGCCGGTCCGGGTCTGTTCCTGGTGTACGCCGTGTGTGGCATTTTCGTGTTCTTCATCCTGCGGGCGCTGGGCGAGCTGGTGTTGCATCGTCCGTCCTCCGGATCGTTCGTGTCCTATGCGCGTGAGTTCTATGGTGAGAAGCTGGCTTTCACGATCGGGTGGATGTACTTCTTCCACTGGTGCATGAGCGGGATCGTGGACATCACCGCCATCGCCACCTACGTCCACTACTGGGGAACATTTCACGTAGTTCCCCAGTGGTTCATCGCGCTCATTGCCTTGGCGCTCGTTGTCTCGATCAACTTGGTGTCGGTGCGCTGGTTCGGTGAGCTCGAGTTCTGGGCGGCGTTGATCAAGGTCGTCGCGCTGGTCACCTTCCTGATCATCGGAACCGTCTTCCTCACCGGCCGATTCACCCTCCAAGGTCAGTCCACTGGATTCAGCGTGCTCACCGACCACGGCGGGTTGTTCCCGACCGGTTTGCTGCCGCTGGTCATCGTCACCACGGGCGTCGTATTCGCCTACTCCGGAGTGGAATTGGTCGGTACGGCGGCGGGCGAGGCGGAGAATCCGGAGAAGATCATGCCGCGGGCTATCAACTCGGTGATCGCTCGTATCGCCCTGTTCTACGTCGGCTCGCTGGTGCTGCTCGGACTGCTGCTGCCCTACACGGCCTTCAAATCCGGTGAGAGCCCTTTCGTCACCTTCTTCTCGAAACTCGGTGTGGGCGGCGCAGACTCGATCATGAACCTGGTTGTCATGACGGCGGCTTTCTCCAGTCTGAACGCGGGCCTGTACTCGACCGGCCGGATCCTGCGATCGATGTCGATGAACGGCAGCGCGCCCAAGGCGGCCGCGCGGATGTCGAGCGGCGGCGTGCCCTACGTCGGTATCCTCGCCACCGGTGCCATCGCGCTGAGCGGCGTCGGATTGAACGCCGTGGTACCCGAGCGTGCCTACGAGATCGTGCTCAACATGTCCGCGCTGGGCACGATCACCTCCTGGACCGCGATCATCCTGTGCCAGCTGAAACTGTGGCATTGGTGGCGCAAGGGTTTGGCCGAGCGTCCGTCGTTCCGGTTGATCGGTGCGCCGTATACGAGTATCGCGACGCTGGTGTTCCTAGCCGGGGTGGTCACGTTGATGGCGTCCAGCGACGACAGCGTGCAGCGTGGCGCGGTGATCGCGGCGGGAGTGATCATGGTGCCGGCATTGGTCGGCGGATGGTTCCTGACCCGCAAACGAGTGTTCGCCATTGTGCGGGAACGCGAGGTCGGCCGCGATGCCCGATAG
- the mgrA gene encoding L-glyceraldehyde 3-phosphate reductase produces the protein MTYVPEPTRYDSAMRYRRSGRSGLDLPLLSLGFWHNFGDDRPYLVQREIALRAFDLGITHFDLANNYGPPYGSAEITAGRILSADLAPYRDELVISTKAGWDMWPGPYGQGGGSRKYLLASLDQSLTRLGLDYVDIFYSHRFDPTTPLEETAAALNTAVRQGKALYVGISSYTAQDSVAMARILRELGTPLLIHQPSYSMLNRWIETEGLLDAAAEAGFGVIGFTALAQGLLTSKYLDGIPANSRATQGKSFQTELLTPDMIERLRKLNTIADQRGQTLAQLALSWALRDDRVTSLVIGASTTDQLDQNVAALDKLDFDADELADIDTILDNDGAVDLWQSARRGTL, from the coding sequence ATGACATACGTTCCCGAGCCCACCAGGTACGACAGCGCCATGCGCTATCGCCGTTCGGGCCGGTCCGGCCTGGATCTACCGCTGCTCTCGCTCGGCTTCTGGCACAACTTCGGCGACGATCGTCCCTACCTCGTCCAGCGCGAGATCGCCCTGCGCGCCTTCGACCTCGGCATCACCCATTTCGACCTGGCCAACAACTACGGCCCGCCGTACGGATCGGCCGAGATCACCGCCGGACGAATCCTGAGTGCGGATCTCGCGCCGTACCGCGACGAACTCGTCATCTCCACCAAAGCGGGATGGGATATGTGGCCCGGGCCGTACGGGCAGGGCGGCGGGTCGCGCAAATACCTGCTCGCCTCCCTCGATCAGTCGCTGACCCGGCTCGGGCTCGACTACGTCGACATCTTCTATTCGCACCGGTTCGACCCGACGACCCCGCTCGAGGAAACCGCGGCGGCACTGAATACCGCTGTCCGCCAAGGGAAAGCGCTCTACGTGGGGATTTCGTCGTACACCGCGCAGGATTCCGTCGCGATGGCGAGGATCTTGCGTGAGCTCGGCACACCGCTGCTCATCCACCAGCCGTCCTACTCGATGCTCAACCGCTGGATCGAGACCGAAGGACTGCTCGACGCCGCCGCCGAAGCAGGGTTCGGCGTCATCGGGTTCACCGCGCTCGCACAGGGCCTGCTCACCTCGAAGTACCTCGACGGCATTCCGGCGAATTCACGTGCCACACAAGGCAAGTCGTTCCAAACCGAATTGCTCACCCCCGATATGATCGAGCGGTTACGCAAGCTGAACACGATCGCGGATCAGCGCGGACAAACGCTGGCACAACTGGCCCTGTCCTGGGCGCTGCGCGACGACCGCGTGACCTCGCTGGTGATCGGCGCGTCCACCACCGACCAACTCGATCAGAATGTCGCGGCGCTGGACAAGCTCGATTTCGACGCCGACGAACTCGCCGATATCGACACCATCCTCGATAACGACGGCGCAGTCGATCTGTGGCAGTCGGCGCGCCGAGGCACCCTCTGA
- a CDS encoding ferredoxin: MKVTVDSDRCRGHGICLTLCSEVFALTDDGYAEVQVPEVLAEFEAPVRDAAAACPERAIEVTG, from the coding sequence ATGAAAGTTACGGTCGATTCGGATCGCTGCCGAGGCCACGGGATCTGTCTGACCCTCTGCTCCGAGGTGTTCGCGCTGACCGACGACGGCTACGCCGAGGTGCAGGTGCCGGAGGTGCTCGCGGAGTTCGAGGCGCCGGTGCGCGATGCTGCCGCTGCCTGCCCTGAACGTGCGATCGAAGTGACCGGCTGA
- a CDS encoding cytochrome P450, with the protein MVNNFQNVDFFLSDELVVDPYPYFDALRAQCPVLREEHHDVVMVTGYDEALEVYNDPETFSSCLSVSGPFPGFPVPLEGDDVSGLIEQHRDSLPLSDQLPTLDPPTHTDHRALLMRLITPKRLKENEDAMWTIADRVLDGYLASGEGDVVGEFAGPFTLYVIADLLGVPAADQEEFLDALQRNPHSAGAGVGSTEGEAIAHNPLEFLYGKFSTYIEDRRREPRGDVLTSMAAATFPDGSQPSVLDVVRVAANLFSAGQETTVRLLGTALKIIAERPDIQQLLRAEPNRIPNFIEEVLRTESPVKGDFRLSRVPTTVGEVDLPAGSTVMVVNGAANRDPRRFEDPATFDPARSNARSHIAFGRGIHTCPGAPLARAEARVAIERLFGRTTDIRISERVHGPADARSYQYMPTFILRGLMELHLEFTLAPSEA; encoded by the coding sequence GTGGTGAACAACTTCCAGAACGTCGACTTTTTTCTGAGTGACGAGCTCGTCGTCGATCCATACCCGTACTTCGACGCGTTGCGGGCGCAATGCCCGGTGTTGCGCGAGGAGCACCACGACGTCGTCATGGTGACCGGGTACGACGAGGCGCTCGAGGTGTACAACGACCCGGAGACATTTTCCTCGTGCCTCTCGGTCAGCGGTCCGTTCCCCGGGTTCCCGGTCCCGCTCGAGGGTGACGATGTCAGCGGGCTGATCGAACAGCACCGCGACTCGCTGCCGCTGAGCGATCAACTGCCGACGCTCGACCCGCCGACGCACACCGATCACCGTGCGCTGCTGATGCGGTTGATCACCCCGAAGCGCCTCAAGGAGAACGAGGACGCCATGTGGACGATCGCCGATCGGGTGCTGGACGGTTATCTCGCGTCCGGCGAGGGCGATGTGGTCGGCGAATTCGCCGGGCCGTTCACCTTGTACGTCATCGCCGACCTGCTCGGGGTGCCAGCGGCCGACCAGGAGGAGTTCCTCGACGCACTCCAGCGCAACCCGCATAGTGCGGGCGCTGGGGTCGGCAGCACCGAGGGGGAGGCCATCGCGCACAATCCGCTCGAATTCCTGTACGGGAAGTTCTCCACCTACATCGAGGACCGCCGCCGCGAACCGCGCGGTGATGTGCTCACCAGTATGGCCGCGGCCACCTTCCCCGATGGCTCGCAGCCCTCGGTTCTCGACGTCGTCCGGGTCGCGGCCAATCTTTTCTCCGCAGGCCAGGAGACCACGGTCCGGCTCCTCGGCACCGCGCTCAAGATCATCGCCGAGCGCCCCGATATTCAGCAGTTGCTGCGCGCCGAACCCAACCGTATCCCCAATTTCATCGAGGAGGTGCTGCGCACCGAAAGCCCGGTGAAGGGCGACTTCCGGCTCTCGCGGGTGCCGACCACCGTGGGCGAGGTCGACCTCCCGGCCGGTAGCACGGTCATGGTCGTCAATGGAGCGGCCAATCGGGATCCGCGCCGTTTCGAGGATCCGGCGACCTTCGATCCCGCGCGTTCGAACGCTCGCTCGCATATCGCCTTCGGCCGCGGCATCCACACCTGCCCCGGTGCACCGCTGGCGCGCGCCGAGGCGCGGGTCGCTATCGAGCGGTTGTTCGGCCGCACCACCGATATCCGGATCAGTGAGCGTGTGCACGGGCCGGCGGATGCCAGGAGTTACCAGTACATGCCGACCTTCATCCTGCGCGGGCTGATGGAGTTGCACCTGGAGTTCACCCTCGCGCCGAGCGAGGCATGA
- a CDS encoding DUF1330 domain-containing protein, with product MSKGYVIVTESINDPAGLEAYMRAAAPSMIASGAKVLVVDPKPAVLEGDWHGDRTIVLEFESVEAARAWYDSAEYQQVMPLRHAAADANVVIVAGFEMPS from the coding sequence ATGTCCAAGGGATACGTCATCGTGACCGAATCCATCAATGACCCGGCCGGGCTGGAAGCCTATATGCGAGCGGCCGCACCATCGATGATCGCCAGCGGCGCGAAGGTTCTGGTAGTGGACCCGAAACCTGCTGTGCTGGAAGGTGATTGGCACGGCGACCGAACAATTGTGCTGGAGTTCGAATCCGTCGAAGCGGCCCGCGCCTGGTATGACTCGGCCGAATATCAGCAGGTGATGCCGCTGCGGCACGCCGCGGCCGACGCCAATGTGGTGATCGTCGCCGGCTTCGAGATGCCGTCCTGA
- a CDS encoding LLM class flavin-dependent oxidoreductase, with product MAGDLTDLELSCGLPPGPDFADLVVLAEELGYSRAWIFDSAPLWEDPFVHLALAAVRTTRIGLGSAVFVPDQRSPMAMASGIATIARISRGRFRACFGTGFTAQLAVGQRPMTLRALGDYVAALRLLLSGETAVVDGAPTRMLHADGLAAPRPIDVPLWLSVMGPKGAVLAAEVADGIIGPVHPELPSAELFSGTVLDPGEDSGSDRVREAIGPRRVTDWHATYAMGGAAAVDAMPGGRVWREAIEALAPAGERHLLTFEGHFTHLTDRDRLLLDHMDTHTMVGDEKRIAAELSQLAEMGFREAIYTPTGPDIARELRTFRAAHERR from the coding sequence ATGGCGGGCGATTTAACCGATCTCGAGCTGTCCTGCGGGCTCCCGCCGGGCCCGGACTTCGCCGACCTGGTCGTACTCGCCGAGGAACTCGGCTATTCCAGGGCCTGGATCTTCGACTCGGCGCCACTGTGGGAAGACCCCTTCGTTCATCTCGCCCTCGCCGCGGTACGGACGACTCGCATAGGTCTGGGCTCCGCGGTCTTCGTTCCCGACCAACGATCGCCGATGGCCATGGCGAGCGGGATCGCCACCATCGCCCGCATCTCCCGAGGGCGATTCCGGGCCTGCTTCGGCACCGGCTTCACTGCCCAGTTGGCGGTGGGGCAGCGTCCCATGACCTTGCGCGCACTCGGCGATTATGTTGCGGCCCTGCGGCTCCTACTGTCCGGCGAAACCGCGGTCGTCGACGGTGCGCCGACCCGAATGTTGCACGCGGACGGTTTGGCCGCGCCGCGGCCGATCGACGTGCCGCTGTGGCTCAGTGTCATGGGCCCCAAGGGAGCCGTGCTCGCCGCCGAAGTCGCCGACGGGATCATCGGACCTGTGCACCCAGAACTGCCGTCCGCGGAGCTGTTCTCCGGCACCGTCCTCGACCCCGGCGAAGACTCCGGGTCGGACCGGGTTCGTGAGGCCATCGGACCGCGGCGGGTCACGGATTGGCACGCCACCTACGCCATGGGCGGTGCCGCTGCGGTCGATGCCATGCCCGGTGGCCGAGTCTGGCGCGAGGCCATCGAGGCGCTTGCCCCGGCCGGTGAACGCCACCTGTTGACCTTCGAAGGTCACTTCACCCATTTGACCGACCGTGATCGCCTGCTGCTCGACCATATGGATACCCACACCATGGTCGGTGACGAAAAGCGTATTGCCGCAGAACTCTCCCAGCTCGCTGAAATGGGCTTCCGTGAGGCGATCTACACCCCGACCGGCCCCGACATCGCTCGTGAGCTGCGTACTTTCCGGGCGGCGCATGAACGCCGTTGA
- a CDS encoding MFS transporter has protein sequence MDEPAVSGPGAGHGAVLNSPETRWLACAILITAMGNGLYLAGAVLFLTRSVGLTATEVGAGLTIAGLLGLGAGPVAGHLADRIGAREVYLITLTAEGLATGALALVHGFTAFVVIAVAVGIAEQGSRAARGALIARVGGRRRAHLRGYLRSVTNIGVAVGVGGAGLAILHDTHAAYLILILADAASFLLTALLIARIPRQPPLPKPADDNAGRLDLPYLGVTAVYGVLSLHYAVLTVVLPLWIVTHTSAPAWLVSPLLLTNTLLVVFLQVRAGRRVDSIADGAAITRRAAILLASGCLLFTMTAAAPPLLAGLLLTLTVVVYTMGEIGQAAGEFELSFALAPDHAQGRYQGIFGMGTGICVAAAPALLSLLCIDWGRVGWILFGAILLAAGLAVEPMARWAQSPARSPAPPGPNVR, from the coding sequence GTGGACGAGCCTGCCGTGTCCGGCCCCGGCGCAGGCCATGGTGCTGTGCTGAACAGTCCCGAAACCCGGTGGCTCGCGTGCGCGATCCTGATCACGGCGATGGGCAACGGGCTCTATCTCGCCGGAGCTGTCCTGTTCCTGACTCGTTCGGTCGGGTTGACCGCGACGGAGGTGGGGGCCGGACTGACCATCGCGGGCCTGCTCGGGCTCGGCGCGGGGCCCGTAGCGGGACACCTCGCCGACCGTATCGGCGCGCGCGAGGTGTACCTGATCACGCTGACCGCCGAAGGTCTGGCCACCGGTGCTCTCGCCCTAGTCCACGGTTTCACCGCATTCGTCGTGATCGCGGTGGCGGTCGGGATCGCCGAGCAGGGCAGCAGGGCCGCGCGCGGCGCGCTGATCGCCCGAGTCGGCGGTCGGCGCCGAGCTCATCTTCGCGGATACTTGCGGTCGGTGACCAATATCGGGGTTGCGGTGGGCGTCGGCGGTGCGGGACTGGCCATCCTGCACGACACCCATGCGGCGTATCTGATCCTGATACTCGCCGATGCGGCCAGCTTCCTGCTCACCGCGCTGCTCATCGCGCGCATTCCCCGGCAGCCACCGCTCCCGAAACCCGCCGACGACAACGCCGGCCGGTTGGATCTGCCCTACCTCGGGGTTACCGCGGTGTACGGCGTGTTGTCGCTGCACTATGCGGTGCTCACCGTGGTTCTTCCACTCTGGATCGTTACGCACACCTCCGCGCCCGCCTGGCTGGTTTCGCCCCTATTGCTGACCAACACCCTGCTGGTCGTCTTTCTGCAGGTCCGCGCGGGCCGACGCGTCGACTCGATAGCCGACGGCGCCGCGATCACTCGCCGCGCCGCCATTCTGCTCGCGTCCGGCTGCCTGCTGTTCACCATGACCGCCGCAGCGCCACCACTGCTCGCCGGTCTGCTCCTGACACTTACCGTCGTCGTGTACACGATGGGCGAAATCGGCCAAGCCGCCGGTGAATTCGAGTTGAGCTTCGCGCTGGCGCCCGATCACGCGCAAGGTCGCTATCAGGGGATCTTCGGCATGGGCACCGGGATCTGCGTCGCCGCGGCACCGGCGCTACTCAGCCTGCTCTGCATCGACTGGGGCCGCGTCGGCTGGATCCTGTTCGGCGCGATCCTGCTGGCGGCAGGGCTTGCCGTCGAGCCGATGGCACGCTGGGCGCAGTCGCCCGCTCGATCACCGGCCCCACCCGGTCCGAATGTTCGGTAG